The nucleotide window TGTCGGCCTGCGCGTCTGGCGCAGGCCCGGCCATCGCTGCCTGTGCGCTTTCCACGGGCGCCGGCACCGCCTGCGAGCAGGCGGCCAGGGCGATGACGAGCAACGGCAGGAGCAGGCGGGGCAGGGGAATGACGGTTTCCATGGCGTCCTCCTTCAGAACCAGATGCGGACGCCCGCGACGACGCGGGTGTCGCGCGCGGGTTCGCCCTCGGCGCGGCGCAGGTCGGCGGTATCGCCGAGTGCGCGCTCATGCACCACGCCCAGGTACGGGGCGAAACGGCGCGTCACCTCGTAGCGCAGGCGCAGGCCGGTCTCGATGCCGGTGAATCCGCGGGCGGTGCCGTACTCCGGGTCGTCTTTCGCGGCCAGGTCCACTTCGACCAGCGGCTGCAGGATCAGGCGGTTGGTGATGCGCAGCGTGTACTCGGCCTCGACGTTGGCGGCGACCTGTCCCCCTTCGCCGATGTAGGCGGTCGCCGACACCTCGAAGCGGTAGGGCGCCATGCCCTGCACGCCGAACGCGGCCCAGTCGCGTGCGTGGCCAGGCTTGAAGTCGTGCTTCACGCCGGCCACCACGTCCCACCAGGGCGACACGCTGCGGCCGTACAGCACTTCCAGGTCGGCGCTTTCGGTATGGCCGCCGACGCGCTCGCCCTCGCTGCGCAGCCACAGGCGGTCGTTGTCCGTGCCGAACCACGCCACGCCTTCCCAGGCCTGGCCGGTCCCTTCGTCGGCGTCCCAGGCTTCGAGCCGGTTGAAGGTCACCTTGCTGTTGAACGCGGGGGCGTGCTGCATCGCATGGTGGTCGATGACGGGGAAGGCCGCCGCCAGGTCGTCCGCCGTGACGGCCGGGACGGGTTCGCGCGGCGCAGTGGGTGTTGCCGTGGGCGCCGCCTTGGACATGGCGGCGTGGTCGTGATGCGCAGGGTCTTCCTGCTTCGGCGCGTCCTGCGCCTGCGTCGCATGCGCCGAATGGTCGTGATGCTGGGCGTTGGCGGACGCAGCGGCAGCGAGCATGGCGGCGAGGACCGCGGCGAGGCGGAGCGGGGCGGGAGAGAAGAGGTTCATGCCTCGATCCTCACTTCCCGCATCATGCCGGCTTCCATGTGGTACAGCAGGTGGCAGTGGAAGGCCCAGCGCCCCAGCGCGTCGGCGCGCACGCGGTAGCTGCGGCGCGTGCCCGGCGGCATGTCGATGGTGTGCTTGCGCAGATGGAAGCCGCCGTCCGCGTCCTCCAGGTCGCTCCACACGCCATGCAGGTGGATGGGGTGCTGCATCATGGTGTCGTTGACCAGCACGATGCGCATGCGCTCGCCGTACTTCAGCTTCAGCGGTTCCGCGCTGGCGAACGGGATGCCGTCGAAGGACCAGGCGAACTTCTCCATGTGACCGGTCAGGTGCAGTTCCACGCTGCGCCCCGGTTCGCGTCCGTCCGGATCGTCGAACAGGCTGCGCATGGCGCCGTAGGTCAGCACCTGGCGACCGTTGTCGCGCAGGCCGATGCCGGGGTCGTCGAGTTTGGGTTCGCTGGCCGACGACTGCATGTCCACCAGCGGGTTGCCGGTCTCGCTGGCGGGATGGTCCGGTGCGCCGGATGTCGCGCCGTGCGCGCTGTGGTCCATGGCGCCCATGTTCGCGCCGCAGCCTCCTTCGCCCATCATGGCGCCGCAGCCGCCTTCCATGCCCTTGTGCGCGCCATGGCCGCCCATGTCGTGGCCCATGTCGGCCATGGTCAGCAGCGGGCGCGGATCGCGCGGCGGGACCGGCGCCTGCAGTCCGTCGCGCACGGCCAGGGTGCCGCAGGCATAGCCGGTGCGGCCCATGTCCTGCGCGAAGATCGTGAAGGCTTCCTGGCCCGCGGGTTCGACGATCACGTCGAAGGTTTCGGCCACCGCGATGCGGAACTCGTCCACGCTGACCGGGTGGATGTACTGGCCGTCGGCGGCCACGACGGTCATCTTCAGTCCCGGGATGCGCACGTCGAAGTAGGTCATCGCGCTGCCGTTGATGAAGCGCAGCAACACCTTCTCGCCGGGCTTGAACAACCCCGTCCAGTTGCCGTCCGGCGAGGCGCCGTTCACCAGGTAGGTGTAGGTGTGGGCATTGATGTCGGAGATGTCGGTGGGCGTCATCCGCATGCGCCCCCACATGCCGCGGTCCTCGAGGGTCTCCTTCAGCCCGTCGCGGCGCGCGTCGCGCACGAAATCCACCAGCGTGCGCTGGTAGTAGTTGTCGTGCTCCGGCATTTTCTTCATGCGCCGGTACAGTGCCGCCGGATCCAGGTCGGTCCAGTCCGACAGCAGCACCACGTGCTCGCGGTCATGGTGGTACGGCGGCGGGTCGCGCGGGTCCACGATCAGGGCGCCGTACAGGCCGGCCTGTTCCTGGAACAGCGAATGGCTGTGGTACCAGTAGGTGCCCGACTGCTTCAGCTGGAACCGGTACTGGAAGGTTTCGCCCGGGCCGATGCCGTTGAAGCTCAGGCCTGGCACGCCATCCATGTTCGACGGCAGCAGGATGCCGTGCCAATGGATGGAGGTCATGTCGCGCAGGCGGTTGCTGACGCGCACGGTGACCGTGTCGCCTTCGCGCCAGCGCAGGGTGGGCGCGGGCAGGCTGTCGTTGACGGTGATCGCGGGCCGGCGGCGGCCGGTGATGTCGACCGGCATCGCACCGATGCTGAGGGCGAACGTGGTGCCGGCCATCTGCGCGGCGCCGCCGCGGCGCGCAGGCGTGCCGGCGGTGGCGGGCAGGCGCGCCAGCCCCAGGCCGAGCGCGGCGCCGCCGCTGGCCAGTCCGGTGACGAACCGGCGGCGTGTGGGACGGAACGCGCCCAGGCGTCCCGCGGTGGGTTCATCGTGTTTCATGCAAACGCATCCTGTCGGTCAGGACGCACGGCCGCCCGCGCGGCGGGCGCCGTCCGTCGAGTGATGGAACCGGCGCGCGGATGCGCATCCGGTCTGCGGCCTCAGGCCGCCAGGATGGGAGGTCGGTGCCGGTGCGAAAGACGCGCCGAGGCGTGGGCCGCGGCGAGGTAGGCCGGTGCCTCCGCCTGCAGATACCCGGTCACGGGCAACGACGCCGGCCACGCCAGCGCGGGTGCGTGCTGGGTGCAGAATCCGTCGCAGCTGCCGGCCTTGCAGCAATCGGGCAGGCCCGCATCGCCGTCGGGGTGGCCGGCGGGCGGGGGGCCTGCTTCGTCCATCTGCATGGCCATGTCCGTGCCCTCGTGGCACGGCGGCGCGTCGTCGTTCGCCGGTTCCATCGCCGCCATGCCGCCCATCGCCATGCGCGTGGCGGCATGCGCATACGCCGTGCCGTTGAGCAGCAGCACCAGGCAGAGCAGGGCACGGAGCAGGGGGACGAACCGGGACATGCCCGGCATGATACGCCATGGCACGCGAGCCTGCGTTTACGCAGGGTGAGTCGCGCCGCGCCCCGCACCGGGCGGTGCCCGGAGCAGGCGACGACACGTTATCCTTGGCGCGTACTTCAGGCATTGGGCGGCGTGGTATTCGCATGGCAGGCACGGCAATGAGGGGCAGGGTGCCGACAGGCGATCGCACGGATTCCTCCCAGGATGCCCCGGTGTCCACCCGCATCATCGTGGCCGATGTCGGCGGTACCTATGCGCGGCTGGGCTGGATCGACGCCGACGGCGGCAACGCGATCCACGACTACCGCCGCTACGCCTGCGCCGAGCACCCGGACCTGGCCTCGATCCTGCGGGATTACGCCGCCGGTGCGCCCTGCCTGGGCGCGGTGGTGGCCATCGCCGGCGTGCTGGAAGGCGACCGGCTGATCAATTCCAACCTGCCGTGGCCGGTGTCGGTGGAACAGACGCGCGCGGGCGCGGGGCTGGCGTGGGTGCAGCTGATCAACGATTTCGAAGCCGTGGCCAATGCCGTGCCCACGCTGTCGCCCGATACGCTGTCGCCGCTGACGCCGACCGTCGTATCGGGCGCCTCATCGCCGGCGCTGGTGATCGGTCCGGGCACCGGGCTGGGCGCCGCGGTGTGGATCGAGGGCCAGCCGCCGCGGGTATTGCCGACGGAAGTCGGGCAGGCGTCGCTGGCGGCCGGCAATGCGCTGGAACTGGACATCGTGCGACTGCTGTTGAGGAATCGCCCGTACCTGCACAACGAACACGTCCTGTCCGGGCCGGGCCTGATGAACCTGTACCGCTGTCTTTGCGAACTGCGCGGCGCCACGCCCGTGCATGCCGATGCCGGTGCGCTGGTGGCCGCGGCGGCATCGGACGCGCTGGCCCGGGAAACACTGGAAACCTTCTGCGGCTGGCTGGGCAGCGTGGTCGGCGATCTGGCCATCATCTTCGGCGCGCGCGTGGTCTACCTGGCCGGCGGCGTGACCGCGCATATCCCACAGTTCCTGCACGATGGGCACTTCCTGCAGCGCTATCTCAACAAGGGCGTGATGACCGAGCAGTTGGAGCGCGTGCCGGTGTGGCGGGTGGAACACGGACAACTGGGGCTGCTGGGGGCGGTGGCCTGGTACCGGCAGAACCGCACGGGCTAGGCTGTCCGCCGCGTGCGCGCGAGGGGCGTGCCGGGAGGTGGACGCCGCCGG belongs to Pseudoxanthomonas sp. F37 and includes:
- a CDS encoding copper resistance system multicopper oxidase; this translates as MKHDEPTAGRLGAFRPTRRRFVTGLASGGAALGLGLARLPATAGTPARRGGAAQMAGTTFALSIGAMPVDITGRRRPAITVNDSLPAPTLRWREGDTVTVRVSNRLRDMTSIHWHGILLPSNMDGVPGLSFNGIGPGETFQYRFQLKQSGTYWYHSHSLFQEQAGLYGALIVDPRDPPPYHHDREHVVLLSDWTDLDPAALYRRMKKMPEHDNYYQRTLVDFVRDARRDGLKETLEDRGMWGRMRMTPTDISDINAHTYTYLVNGASPDGNWTGLFKPGEKVLLRFINGSAMTYFDVRIPGLKMTVVAADGQYIHPVSVDEFRIAVAETFDVIVEPAGQEAFTIFAQDMGRTGYACGTLAVRDGLQAPVPPRDPRPLLTMADMGHDMGGHGAHKGMEGGCGAMMGEGGCGANMGAMDHSAHGATSGAPDHPASETGNPLVDMQSSASEPKLDDPGIGLRDNGRQVLTYGAMRSLFDDPDGREPGRSVELHLTGHMEKFAWSFDGIPFASAEPLKLKYGERMRIVLVNDTMMQHPIHLHGVWSDLEDADGGFHLRKHTIDMPPGTRRSYRVRADALGRWAFHCHLLYHMEAGMMREVRIEA
- a CDS encoding CopL family metal-binding regulatory protein, with protein sequence MSRFVPLLRALLCLVLLLNGTAYAHAATRMAMGGMAAMEPANDDAPPCHEGTDMAMQMDEAGPPPAGHPDGDAGLPDCCKAGSCDGFCTQHAPALAWPASLPVTGYLQAEAPAYLAAAHASARLSHRHRPPILAA
- a CDS encoding copper resistance protein B, coding for MNLFSPAPLRLAAVLAAMLAAAASANAQHHDHSAHATQAQDAPKQEDPAHHDHAAMSKAAPTATPTAPREPVPAVTADDLAAAFPVIDHHAMQHAPAFNSKVTFNRLEAWDADEGTGQAWEGVAWFGTDNDRLWLRSEGERVGGHTESADLEVLYGRSVSPWWDVVAGVKHDFKPGHARDWAAFGVQGMAPYRFEVSATAYIGEGGQVAANVEAEYTLRITNRLILQPLVEVDLAAKDDPEYGTARGFTGIETGLRLRYEVTRRFAPYLGVVHERALGDTADLRRAEGEPARDTRVVAGVRIWF
- a CDS encoding glucokinase; this translates as MRGRVPTGDRTDSSQDAPVSTRIIVADVGGTYARLGWIDADGGNAIHDYRRYACAEHPDLASILRDYAAGAPCLGAVVAIAGVLEGDRLINSNLPWPVSVEQTRAGAGLAWVQLINDFEAVANAVPTLSPDTLSPLTPTVVSGASSPALVIGPGTGLGAAVWIEGQPPRVLPTEVGQASLAAGNALELDIVRLLLRNRPYLHNEHVLSGPGLMNLYRCLCELRGATPVHADAGALVAAAASDALARETLETFCGWLGSVVGDLAIIFGARVVYLAGGVTAHIPQFLHDGHFLQRYLNKGVMTEQLERVPVWRVEHGQLGLLGAVAWYRQNRTG